One region of Archocentrus centrarchus isolate MPI-CPG fArcCen1 chromosome 6, fArcCen1, whole genome shotgun sequence genomic DNA includes:
- the slc1a2b gene encoding excitatory amino acid transporter 2 translates to MYIALTSTPPEMNANSMPKQVEVRMHESHLEPIEARPQSKCAKICSKMFKNLLLTLTVLGVILGAVAGMLLRVAAPLHPDIVMVIAFPGDILMRMLKMLILPLIISSLITGLAGLDAKSSGRLGTRAMVYYMSTTIIAAVLGVILVLVIHPGNPKLKENLGEGEKNEDVSSLDAFFDLIRNLFPENLVQACFQQIQTVTKKVEVVIEEDANATTMEGLVANITKEPQYVIKKSLQFKSGMNVLGLIGFFIAFGICMGKMGEKARLMIEFFNILNEIVMKIVIMIMWYSPFGIACLICGKIISIKDLEVVARQLGMYMVTVIIGLIIHGAIFLPSIYFVITRKNPFTFFLGIFQAWITALGTASSAGTLPVTFRCLEENLGIDKRVTRFVLPVGATINMDGTALYEAVAAIFIAQMNGVNLDPGQIITVSLTATLASVGAASIPSAGLVTMLLILTAVGLPTQDISLLVAVDWLLDRFRTSVNVVGDSYGAGIVYHMSKAELDELDAHMAKSDDIEMMTKTQSYYDDMKNHHENNSNQCVLTATDTTTASATANNSAVVDECQVTSATNGSAAECTLVEEEPWKHE, encoded by the exons tgCCAACAGTATGCCTAAACAAGTGGAGGTGAGGATGCACGAGAGTCACCTGGAGCCCATTGAGGCCAGGCCCCAGTCAAAATGTGCCAAAATCTGCTCCAAAATGTTCAAGAACCTTCTTCTCACTCTCACTGTTCTTG GTGTGATCTTGGGGGCTGTAGCAGGGATGCTGCTTCGTGTCGCTGCCCCACTCCACCCAGATATTGTCATGGTGATTGCTTTTCCTGGAGACATCCTGATgaggatgctgaagatgttgATCTTGCCACTCATTATCTCCAGTTTAATTACAG GTCTAGCCGGTCTTGATGCCAAATCTAGCGGTCGCCTGGGCACCAGAGCTATGGTCTACTACATGTCCACAACTATTATTGCTGCTGTCCTGGGAGTCATCCTGGTGTTAGTCATCCACCCTGGCAACCCCAAACTGAAGGAGAATCTGGGCGAGGGCGAGAAAAATGAAGATGTGTCCAGTCTGGATGCCTTCTTTGATCTGATCAGGAACCTTTTCCCAGAGAATCTGGTGCAGGCTTGTTTCCAGCAG ATTCAGACAGTCACAAAGAAGGTGGAGGTGGTTATTGAGGAGGATGCCAATGCCACTACTATGGAGGGCCTAGTGGCTAACATTACAAAGGAGCCTCAGTACGTCATCAAAAAGTCACTGCAATTCAAAAGTGGCATGAATGTTTTGG GTCTGATTGGTTTCTTTATTGCATTTGGCATCTGCATGGGCAAGATGGGAGAGAAGGCCAGGCTCATGATTGAATTCTTCAATATCCTCAATGAGATTGTGATGAAAATTGTCATCATGATCATGTG gTACTCTCCATTTGGTATTGCTTGTCTGATTTGTGGCAAGATCATTTCCATTAAGGACCTGGAGGTCGTGGCTAGGCAGCTGGGCATGTACATGGTGACAGTGATTATTGGCCTCATCATCCATGGAGCAATTTTTCTGCCCAGCATTTACTTCGTTATCACCAGAAAAAACCCCTTTACCTTCTTCCTGGGCATCTTCCAGGCCTGGATCACTGCTCTGGGGACAGCCTCCAG TGCTGGTACACTACCTGTCACCTTCCGTTGTCTGGAAGAGAATTTGGGCATTGACAAAAGAGTCACTCGTTTTGTGCTCCCAGTCGGTGCCACCATCAACATGGATGGAACTGCCCTGTATGAGGCTGTGGCTGCTATTTTCATTGCCCAGATGAATGGTGTCAACCTTGACCCTGGTCAGATTATCACTGTCAG TCTGACAGCCACCTTGGCCAGTGTTGGGGCCGCCAGTATTCCCAGTGCCGGCCTGGTGACTATGCTGTTGATCCTAACTGCTGTAGGTCTGCCAACCCAAGATATCAGTCTCCTGGTTGCTGTCGACTGGCTGCT TGATCGATTCAGGACCTCAGTGAATGTGGTTGGTGACTCCTACGGTGCAGGCATCGTGTACCACATGTCAAAGGCAGAGTTGGATGAGCTGGACGCACACATGGCTAAGTCAGATGACATTGAAATGATGACGAAGACCCAGTCTTATTACGACGACATGAAGAACCACCATGAAAATAATTCCAACCAGTGCGTCTTAACCGCTACCGATACCACAACTGCTAGTGCTACTGCTAACAATTCTGCTGTAGTAGATGAATGCCAG GTAACCTCAGCCACTAACGGCTCTGCTGCGGAGTGCACGCTTGTTGAGGAGGAACCATGGAAACATGAATAA